The sequence below is a genomic window from Streptococcus oralis.
AAATTGAAAAGGCTGATCCTCAAGTAATCACCCTTCTCCTCCAAGTCTTGGATGACGGTCGTTTGACTGATGGTCAAGGAAATACAGTGAACTTCAAGAACACGGTCATTATCGCAACATCAAATGCTGGATTTGGCTATGAAGTCAACTTGACAGAAGATGCTGACAAACCAGAATTGATGGATCGTTTGAAACCATTCTTCCGCCCAGAGTTCCTTAACCGCTTTAACGCAGTTATCGAGTTCTCACACTTGAATAAGGAAGACCTTTCTAAGATTGTGGACTTGATGTTGGCGGAAGTCAACCAAACCTTGGCTAAGAAAGACATTGATTTGGAAGTCAGCCAAGTAGCTAAGGACTTTATCACAGAAGAAGGTTATGACGAAGTCATGGGTGTTCGTCCACTCCGCCGTGTGGTTGAACAACAAATTCGTGATAAGGTGACAGACTTCCACTTGGATAACCTTGATGCTAAACACCTAGAAGCAGATATGGAAAATGGTGTCTTGGTCATTCGTGAAAAAGCCTAACTCAAGATTTTGAGAAAAAAATAAGGAACTAGCTAATAAGCTGGTTCCTTTATTTGTTTAGATGACATGACGCTCAAAGGCATCATCTGATATCCCTTGTTCCAAGATGAGTTTTGCCCATTCTTTAGCAGAAAAGAGGCTGTGGTCTTTGTAATTTCCGCAAGATTCGATGGTTGTTCCAGGGACATCTTCCCAAGTAGTGGTTTCAGCGATTTCCTTGAGCGAATCCTTAATAACAGCAGCAATCTCGGCGCTAGTATGGCGTCCCCACATAATCATGTGAAAACCTGTACGGCAGCCAAATGGCGAACAGTCAATCATCCCGTCAATGCGGGTACGGATGAGTTTTGCCAAGAGGTGTTCGATAGTGTGAAGGCCAGCAGTAGGGATAGAGTCCTCATTTGGCTGTACCAAGCGAATATCAAAGTTGGAGATGATGTCTCCCTTTGGGCCTGTTTCTTCCCCAATCAAGCGGACATAGGGTGCTTTAACAATGGTGTGGTCAAGTTCAAAACTTTCAACAATAACTTCTTTTGACATGGTAAATCCTTTCAGTTTTCTTCTTTCATTATATCATAAAGCCTGCTCTTGATGGAGTTTGATAAATGACTTTTTGGTACTAGAATGATAATAAAGTCTCCATACATAAACCTCAGAATTATAAAGAAAGAATGGAGTAAAGGAAAAGAAAAACTGAGTTCTTTCTAATGAAGCTAGAGCGACTTTTGAAAGGTGGGATCAACTTTTAAAATTTCTGCTTAATCTCTGAACTAATTCTGAACTAGATTGGGTATACTGGAGAAAATAAAGATAAAGGAGTTCAATATGGAACATATGGTGAAAATAGAAGGAGTCTGCAAAAAGCATGGTAGCAAGCAGATTTTAGAAGATATTTCTTTTACAGCTAGAAGCGGTCGGATTACAGCTTTTCTAGGCCCAAATGGTGCAGGGAAAAGTTCGACCTTGAGGATTCTCTTGGGATTAGATCGGGCGACAGCAGGGACTGCAACTTTTGATGGGCAAACCTATCAATCAATGACCTATCCGCTCAGAACGGTAGGTGCAGCCTTTGATGGCATTGGCGGTTTGCCAAATCGAAAGGTCTATGACCACTTGAGGATTATTGCGGCGAGTAATGCTATTCCCAAGTCTCGGATCGATGAGGTTTTGGAGATGACTGGAATTGCTCATAAAAGGAAGGACCTCTTATCAAGCCTGTCTCTGGGGGAAGGTCAACGCTTGGGTTTGGCAGCAGCTTTGCTGGGTGATCCTCAGTTTCTCATATTGGATGAGCCGATCAATGGACTGGATCCAAGTGGGATTAAGTGGTTTAGAAATTTCATCCGTCAGCAGGCTGACTTAGGGAAAACGGTACTTCTATCTTCTCATATCCTATCAGAGGTGCAAATGGTGACAGATGATGTCGTCTTGATTCATCATGGGCGAATTATTGAGCAGGGACAATTGGAAGAGGTACTGCAAGATTCAGACAGTCTAGAAGATCTCTTCTTTGATTTGACAGAGGAGGTTTAAGATGAAAGAAACGATGTCCTTATTGCATTCAGAATGGTTGAAAATCCGCTCAACCAAGGCTTTCAGAGTGAGTATGGCATTCATGCTGCTCTTGGTGCCTGCCGTATCCTGGCTGGAGGGTCGACAGTATGTGTCTATTGGCTTGGATGCCACGCCTGAGACGGTTCCCGGCCTGGCAGAAGCCATTGACCCGCTGGAATATCTAGGCCTCAATGGGGCCTCTATGGCAGGCATGGTTTTGGTCATCTTAGCTGGAATTTTGGGAGCTATGGAATTTCAGTCCCATAGCTTGAGAACCAGTCTTTTGACCTGTAATAACCGCCTGAAGTTGCTTGTGGGGAAAGTCGTGACCTTTGCTTGCTTTTCTCTTGCCAGTAGCTTTTTATCAATCTACT
It includes:
- a CDS encoding ABC transporter ATP-binding protein, encoding MEHMVKIEGVCKKHGSKQILEDISFTARSGRITAFLGPNGAGKSSTLRILLGLDRATAGTATFDGQTYQSMTYPLRTVGAAFDGIGGLPNRKVYDHLRIIAASNAIPKSRIDEVLEMTGIAHKRKDLLSSLSLGEGQRLGLAAALLGDPQFLILDEPINGLDPSGIKWFRNFIRQQADLGKTVLLSSHILSEVQMVTDDVVLIHHGRIIEQGQLEEVLQDSDSLEDLFFDLTEEV
- a CDS encoding S-ribosylhomocysteine lyase, translating into MSKEVIVESFELDHTIVKAPYVRLIGEETGPKGDIISNFDIRLVQPNEDSIPTAGLHTIEHLLAKLIRTRIDGMIDCSPFGCRTGFHMIMWGRHTSAEIAAVIKDSLKEIAETTTWEDVPGTTIESCGNYKDHSLFSAKEWAKLILEQGISDDAFERHVI
- a CDS encoding lantibiotic ABC transporter permease gives rise to the protein MKETMSLLHSEWLKIRSTKAFRVSMAFMLLLVPAVSWLEGRQYVSIGLDATPETVPGLAEAIDPLEYLGLNGASMAGMVLVILAGILGAMEFQSHSLRTSLLTCNNRLKLLVGKVVTFACFSLASSFLSIYFSYMVMHLALGKEGLDPILLNQAAWSLILWKTLSLTLLGTLSFLLGLLARTMLVPLLFLVPQIYNLGNYLAAHTSWGAYLPQPAGELFATTPTSQYTNNPLQGLLILGAWLLVIGSMASLRFLKTDLGGRY